DNA sequence from the Euzebyales bacterium genome:
TGCCCTGCGGGTCGTTGAACACCGTCTCGTCGGAGCCGGGCGGACCGGCCGCGATGGCGTGGACGCGGACGTCGTCGTCGAGCGCATCCGCAACCACGTCACGCGTTGCTCGTGCTGCGGACCGCCCACCACCACCCGAGAACACCAGCACCGTCGGCGATCCACCCGTGTAGGCGTAGAAGCGCGTGGGTTGGCCGTCACCGCGCCGTGCGACGAAGTCCGCCGCACGCTCGCCGCGGGTCACCATCGGTCTCTGCGCCACGATCGCCCCCATAGCGGACATCAGGGGCCACGATAGGGGAACCAGACGCGCCACGTCGTCGGGCGGTCGACGCGGACCGGGGCGCTCACGTCGCGGGGGCGCGGTCGCGGGCGGCGGCGACCGCGGTCTGGCCGAAGCTGATGCCCCCGTCGTTGGGCGGCACACGTCCGTGGGTGAGCACCGTGAAGCCCGCGTCGTCGAGGGCGGAGACGGCCCGCTCGACCAACAGCACGTTCGTGAACAGACTCCCCGACAACGCGACCATCGACAGGCCCGTCGTGTCGCGGACCCGGCCGCATGCCGCGACGATCGCGGCGACCATCCAGGCGTGGAAGCGGGCGGCGATCACCGGCACCGGCGTGCCGACGCGCAGGTCATCGACCACTGCGCGGATCAGTGTGGCGCCGTCGATCGTGAACGGCTCGCCTCCGGTGAGCGCGGCGCGGTAGCCGTCGCGCACAGCCGGAGCGGCGGCCTGTTCCAACTCGACAACCGTCTGGCCCTCGTACGTCACCGCGTCGCGCACACCGACCAGTGCGGCGACGGCGTCGAACAGCCGGGCCGCGCTCGACGTCGACGGCGGATCGGCCCCCGCCCGCGCGGCGGCGAGCGCCGACGCCCAGCGGTCCGCGATGCGGGTGCCGACAGCCAGTTCCGGGACGTCGTCGCCGTACGCGCGGTGCAGCCAGCTGGCCGCCATGCGCCACGGCTCGGGGGTCGCCGCGACGCCTCCCGGCAGTCCAACCGCCTGCAGGTGCCCGGCGCGCTCGAAGGTCCCGAGGTCGGCGACGAGGATCTCACCGCCCCACATCGTGCCGTCGGTCCCGTGGCCCGGGCCGTCCAACACGACACCGATCACCGGATCCGAGACGCCGTTGTCGGCCATGCACGACGCCACGTGTGCATGGTGGTGCTGCACCCCCACTCTGTCGACACCGTCGAGGTCACGCGCGTATCGGGTCGACAGGTACCCGGGATGCAGATCGTGGGCGACGACCGAGGGCGTGATGTCGAACAGGCGCGACAGGTGGTCGATCACGCCGGCGAGCGACCGGTACGTCCCGTCGCTGCCCAGGTCGCCAAGAGGGTGGGACAGGTACGCCCGACGCTGCGAGGCCAGGCAGACGGTGCTCTCGAGCTCGGCACCGACCGCCAGCACCGGCCGTGGCACCGGGCGGCCGAGCAGCACCGGCTGCGGCGCGTACCCGCGCGAGCGCCGGACGAGCAACGGCCGGTCGCCCATCATCCGCACCACCGAGTCGTCGACGCGGATGTGGACGGGGCGGTCGTGGGTGAGGAACGCGTCGGCGATCCCACCGAGCCGCTCGATGGCGTCCGCGTCGTCGACACCGACCGGCGCATCGGACACGGCGCCGCCGGTCAACGCGATCGGGCGTCCGACGCCGGCGACCAGCAGGTGGTGCAGCGGTGTGTAGGGCAGCATCACGCCCAGGTCGCGGCTGCCGGGCCCCACCGAGGACACGATGGTCGCCGCGCTCGTCGACCCCTCGTCAGCAGTGGGTGCCGCGACGCCGTCCCGGCAGGCGTCGCGGCGGCGCAGCACCACGATCGGCGCGGTCGACCATGTCAGCCGAGCGCGCTCGTGCACGTCGGCCTCACACAGCGCGAGGGCCGCGTCGAGGTCTGCGACCATCACCGCGAACGGCCGTGCCTGGTGGCCCGTGTGCGTACGCAACCGCGCGACCGCGGCCTCGTCGGTCGCGTCGACGGCCAGATGGAACCCGCCGAGCCCCTTGACCGCGAGGATCCGCCCGGCCCGCAGCAGCGCCGCGCTCCGCGCGAGCGCGGCGTCGTCATGCGAGCGGGGCCCGCCGTGGCGTGGGCCCGGCTCGCCGACGAGCCGCGCGCCCGCACCGTCGACCAGCGACAGCTGTGGCCCGCACGCCGGGCAGCACAGCGGCTGCGCGAGGAACCGCCGGCCGGTCGGGTCTGCGTACTCGCGGGCGCACGCGTCACACATGGCGAACCCAGCCATGGT
Encoded proteins:
- the hypF gene encoding carbamoyltransferase HypF; amino-acid sequence: MRPTADDRLRVRVRITGNVQGVGFRQYVHRLAGQLGLGGFVGNDAQGVVTEVEGASPAVRGFLTRLPAEAPGAAVIDQVTSAPVDVRGDDAFTVVVSDAPGPRHVPVSPDIAPCADCLAELFDPDDRRFRHPFINCANCGPRYSIVRDVPYDRTNTTMAGFAMCDACAREYADPTGRRFLAQPLCCPACGPQLSLVDGAGARLVGEPGPRHGGPRSHDDAALARSAALLRAGRILAVKGLGGFHLAVDATDEAAVARLRTHTGHQARPFAVMVADLDAALALCEADVHERARLTWSTAPIVVLRRRDACRDGVAAPTADEGSTSAATIVSSVGPGSRDLGVMLPYTPLHHLLVAGVGRPIALTGGAVSDAPVGVDDADAIERLGGIADAFLTHDRPVHIRVDDSVVRMMGDRPLLVRRSRGYAPQPVLLGRPVPRPVLAVGAELESTVCLASQRRAYLSHPLGDLGSDGTYRSLAGVIDHLSRLFDITPSVVAHDLHPGYLSTRYARDLDGVDRVGVQHHHAHVASCMADNGVSDPVIGVVLDGPGHGTDGTMWGGEILVADLGTFERAGHLQAVGLPGGVAATPEPWRMAASWLHRAYGDDVPELAVGTRIADRWASALAAARAGADPPSTSSAARLFDAVAALVGVRDAVTYEGQTVVELEQAAAPAVRDGYRAALTGGEPFTIDGATLIRAVVDDLRVGTPVPVIAARFHAWMVAAIVAACGRVRDTTGLSMVALSGSLFTNVLLVERAVSALDDAGFTVLTHGRVPPNDGGISFGQTAVAAARDRAPAT